AAGGCATTGTGGTTTGCAACATCGGCGATGCATCAATGGCCTGCGGCCCGGTATGGGAAGGCATTTCATTTGCCACAATGGACCAGTACACGCAGTTATGGGAAGACTCCTGCAAAGGTGGGCTTCCGATAATCTTTAACTGTATGAACAACCAGTATGGCATGGGCGGACAAACATGCGGCGAAACCATGGGATATGGGATAGCAGCAAGAATTGGGGCCGGCGTAAACCCCGACATGATGCATGCCGAACGGGTGGATGGCTTCAATCCGCTTGCAGTGATTGACGCATTCAGGCGAAAACGCAAAATTATCGAAGAGAAAAAGGGACCTGTTTTGCTCGATACGCTCACTTACCGCTTCAGCGGTCATTCACCCTCTGATGCCTCATCCTACAGAAGTAAGGAAGAAGTGGAAGCCTGGCAGCAGGTGGATTCAATCATAACCTATGCCCGCGACCTTGAGCTAGCCGGTATTGCGGACGTTGCTAAACTCAATGAAATCAAATCAGATATTATTTCGACCATCGAGGACATTCTGAAAATGACTATCGATGATTCGGTATCACCGAGGATAAATCTTGTGACTGATCCGGATGCCATCGGAAATATGATGTTTTCTAATGGTTCGATCGATGCCATTGAAAGCGGACAGCCTGAGACCCTCATGCCTCTTGAAGAAAATCCAAGGGTAAAAAGCATTAAAACTAAAGAGAGGTTTTACCTGGATAAATCCGGCAAACCGGTTTCCAAAGTAAAGCAGTACCAGCTTCGCGACGGCATATTTGAAGCCATAATCGACAGGTTTTATAAGGATCCCACCCTTGTGGCTTATGGTGAGGAGAACCGCGACTGGGGAGGAGCTTTTGCTGTATACAGGGGACTCACCGAAGCGCTTCCCTATCACAGGCTTTTCAATTCCCCCATTGCAGAAGGAGCCATTGTTGGAACCGCCATCGGTTATGGCATGGCTGGAGGCCGGGTAATTGCTGAAATCATGTATTGCGATTTCATCGGACGCTGCGGTGATGAACTTTTCAACCAGCTTCCGAAATGGCAATCGATGAGCGGCAACCTCATTAAAATGCCTGTAGTGATAAGGGTTTCCATTGGTTCAAAATATGGTGCACAGCATTCGCAGGATTGGTCATCGCTTATCGCGCATGTTCCGGGAATCAAGGTTCTTTTCCCCGTAACTCCCTATGATGCAAAAGGTCTTATGAACAGCGCCCTGCAGGGAACCGATCCGGTTGTATTCTTTGAAAGTCAGCGGATTTATGATATCGGTGAACAGTTTCATGAAGGCGGCGTACCCGAAGGATATTATGAAATACCGGTTGGTGAGCCGGATGTAAAGAGAAAAGGCACGGATATCACAATCCTCACTATAGGTTCAACGCTTTATGTGGCCCTGAAAGCAGCTGAAGAACTGCAATCGAAATATGGCATGTCAGCTGAAATAATCGATGCCCGAAGCCTTGTTCCTTTCAATTATGAGCCTGTTCTTGAATCCGTTAAAAAAACAGGCCGGATTATACTGGCCAGCGATGCATGCGCCCGGGGCTCATTCCTTTGTGATATGGCCTCAAACATAACAGCCCTGGCTTTTGATTACCTCGATGCACCACCAGTAATAGTGGGTTCAAGAAACTGGATCACGCCCGCTTATGAAATGGAAGAATATTTCTTTCCCCAGCCTTACTGGATCATTGATGCCATCCATGAACGCATCATTCCCCTGAACGGCCACCGTGTAAAGACTGACTGGACATCAGAAACCCAGTTAAAAAGAAATCGTGCCGGAATTTAAACCTGACTGAAATGAACTGGCTTACCGAATTTCCCGACGAGAAGAAACTTCTCAGCAAATATCCGGAGATCCTTGTGACCGATGTAAATGCCCATTTGCATACACCCTATTCTTTCAGCGCTTTCAACTCAATTGAACAGATTTTTCAGATGGCCCTGAAGGAAGGGATTTCAGCAGCCGGCATAAATGATTTTTTTGTGACTGACGGCTATTCAGCATTTTATGAAGAAGCCCTGAAAACAGGTGTATTTCCGCTTTTCAATATAGAGTTTACAGGCTTGTTAAAAAAGCACCAGCAGCAAAACATCAGGATAAATGACCCTAACAATCCCGGCAGGTGCTATTTCTGCGGTAAAGGTCTTGATTATCCCTTTCAGCCTTATCCGACCGATATTGAAACAATCAACAGGGTTATTGAATTGAGCCGGGAACAGATCCGGTCTATGATTCATAAAGTAAACCTGTTGTTCTCAGAGGCAGGATCAGAAATTCAGTTTTCCTATGAGGGTATTCAGTCAAAATATGCTAAAAACCTGGTTCGCGAGCGGCATGTTGCCTGTGCAGTGAGAGAAGCCGTATATAACCTTTCGGATGATGATTCAGCCAGGAAAGAATTTCTTTTGAAAATATACGACGGAAAACCATCGGGGGCTGATCTTCATACTATTCCTGCCATTGAAAATGAAATCAGGTCCAATCTTTTGAAAGCCGGCGGCAAGGCATTTGTGGAAGAAGATGAGGCCACGTTTCCTGCCATTGATGAAATCATCAGGATTATCCGGAATGCAGGGGGAATACCCTGTTACCCGGTACTGCTTGATGATGTAAAAGGTAATTACACAGAATTTGAAAGCTCACCTGAGAGGCTCAGCAAAGAACTGCAATCGTGGGACGTCAATTGCATTGAACTCATTCCCGGCAGAAATGATGCGGCGGCACTTCAGAAATTTGTGCATTACTTTCACAATGCAGGTTTCATTGTACTTATGGGAACTGAGCACAATTCACCGGGATTGATACCTCTGATCTGTGATACCCGTGGCAAAATCCCTTTAACTGATGCCATGCGGACAATCGCCTATGAAGGGGCGTGTGTGGTTGCCGCGCACCAATACCGGCGTGCCAGACGTGAAAACGGGTTTCAGCACTCCGGCGATATCAGCTATTTTCTTAAGCTCGGCAATGCCGTCATCCTTCATCATATGAAAACTAAATCACAAAAACATGGATAACCCGGTTTCTGATCTTGTTGAAATAACACGGTTCTACGGCAGTGATAAAAGCTATGTAATTGCAGGAGGAGGTAATACTTCTTACAAGAACGACAGCCGTATATGGGTGAAATCAAGCGGAACCGCCATGAAGGATATCCGTGAAGCAAATTTCGTTGTACTTAACCGTGAACGGCTGCAGGTTATTTACAGTCGCCTCTACAGCCAGGACAGCTTTGCAAGGGAAGCCGAAGTTAAGGAGGACCTGCAGAAAGCCTGCGAACCCGGATCAACCGGGAGACCAAGTGTTGAAACCTCGCTGCACGAGCTTATCCGGTATCCCTTTGTAGTACATACCCATCCTTCAAAGGTCAACGGTGTTCTGTGTTCAGTCAAAGCAGAAGAAACCATAAAAAGGCTTTTTGGTGAAAATGCCCTTTATATTCCCTATACCGATCCCGGCTATATACTCTTCAACCTGGTGAAGGATAGGCTTATCCGGTGGAGGGAAAACCATGATGCCGATCCGAAAATGATCTTCCTTCAGAACCACGGTGTATTTGTGGCGGCTGATTCTACTGATGAAATCAGGGCCGTTTACAACCATATAGATGATACTATTACAAAGGAAATCAGACTCTTTCCCGATACAACCAGTGAGGAACTGCCTGCCGGGCTTGTAGAATTCATGCCGGCATTGCGTATGATATTTTCGGATGATTCCCTTAAAGTGGTTCGTATCCGGAACAACCGGCTTGCCCGGTATTTTACTTCATCACCGGAAAACTTCTCGAAAGTTTCGTTGCCGTTTATCCCCGACCAAATTGTCTACTGCAAAGCCCGCTCGGTGTATATTGACGCCGATGAACCGGCAGGCATAATCAGCCATTGCAGGGAGAAAATACTTCAATTCAGGGCCGAACACGGGTACATGCCCCGTATAGCCGGCATAAAGGGTTATGGAATAATTGCTTTCGATACCAATGTAAAATCGGTTGAAACGGAACAGGATGTATTTGAGGACTGGATGCAGGTAAGCTATTTAAGTGAGAATTTCGGAGGACCCCATTTCTTGTCAGACAGTGAAATAGCTTTCATCGATAACTGGGAAGTTGAAAACTACAGGCGAAAGGTAGCCGATGCGGCTGCTGGTCATGGCAGGATAAAAAACAAGATAGCCATTGTTACCGGTGGTGCGCAGGGTTTCGGTGAAGGTATTGTAAAAGGATTAATGAATGAAGGAGCCAATGTGGTGATTGCGGATCTTAACACGGAAAAAGGCAGAGAACTTGCTTCCGGACTGAATAAACCTGGTCAGCAGAATGAGTGCCTCTTTTGTGAAACAGATGTTACAAGTGAAGAATCTGTAAAAAACATGATTTCGACAACGGTTTTGTCTTTCGGGGGTGCGGATATTCTCATCAGTAATGCAGGGGTTCTCCGTGCAGGAGGACTCGAAGATATGACCCTTGAAACCTTTGAATTTATTACAAAAGTAAATTATACAGGATATTTCGTTTGTGCCAGGCATGT
This region of Bacteroidales bacterium genomic DNA includes:
- a CDS encoding thiamine pyrophosphate-dependent enzyme; amino-acid sequence: MPRSQFISPADIRKKGTLSFGTIPVNQYSKTLAEESKNYSGNDLVRIYRDMVIIREFENMINDIKVKNEYRGIAYNHPGPAHLSMGQEASAVGMAYTLTVDDMIFGSHRSHGEILAKGLSAIHQLDENVLYDIMQSYFNGKILAVVEKGFHGDIRELAVKFLLYGTLAEIFARENGFNKGLGGSMHAFFTPFGVYPNNAIVGGSGDISVGAALFKKINRKKGIVVCNIGDASMACGPVWEGISFATMDQYTQLWEDSCKGGLPIIFNCMNNQYGMGGQTCGETMGYGIAARIGAGVNPDMMHAERVDGFNPLAVIDAFRRKRKIIEEKKGPVLLDTLTYRFSGHSPSDASSYRSKEEVEAWQQVDSIITYARDLELAGIADVAKLNEIKSDIISTIEDILKMTIDDSVSPRINLVTDPDAIGNMMFSNGSIDAIESGQPETLMPLEENPRVKSIKTKERFYLDKSGKPVSKVKQYQLRDGIFEAIIDRFYKDPTLVAYGEENRDWGGAFAVYRGLTEALPYHRLFNSPIAEGAIVGTAIGYGMAGGRVIAEIMYCDFIGRCGDELFNQLPKWQSMSGNLIKMPVVIRVSIGSKYGAQHSQDWSSLIAHVPGIKVLFPVTPYDAKGLMNSALQGTDPVVFFESQRIYDIGEQFHEGGVPEGYYEIPVGEPDVKRKGTDITILTIGSTLYVALKAAEELQSKYGMSAEIIDARSLVPFNYEPVLESVKKTGRIILASDACARGSFLCDMASNITALAFDYLDAPPVIVGSRNWITPAYEMEEYFFPQPYWIIDAIHERIIPLNGHRVKTDWTSETQLKRNRAGI
- a CDS encoding SDR family NAD(P)-dependent oxidoreductase, producing MDNPVSDLVEITRFYGSDKSYVIAGGGNTSYKNDSRIWVKSSGTAMKDIREANFVVLNRERLQVIYSRLYSQDSFAREAEVKEDLQKACEPGSTGRPSVETSLHELIRYPFVVHTHPSKVNGVLCSVKAEETIKRLFGENALYIPYTDPGYILFNLVKDRLIRWRENHDADPKMIFLQNHGVFVAADSTDEIRAVYNHIDDTITKEIRLFPDTTSEELPAGLVEFMPALRMIFSDDSLKVVRIRNNRLARYFTSSPENFSKVSLPFIPDQIVYCKARSVYIDADEPAGIISHCREKILQFRAEHGYMPRIAGIKGYGIIAFDTNVKSVETEQDVFEDWMQVSYLSENFGGPHFLSDSEIAFIDNWEVENYRRKVADAAAGHGRIKNKIAIVTGGAQGFGEGIVKGLMNEGANVVIADLNTEKGRELASGLNKPGQQNECLFCETDVTSEESVKNMISTTVLSFGGADILISNAGVLRAGGLEDMTLETFEFITKVNYTGYFVCARHVSAIMKQQASHNKSYFTDIIQINSKSGLKGSNRNFAYAGSKFGSIGLTQSFALELMPWNIKVNSVCPGNFFEGPLWSDPEKGLFVQYLKAGKVPGAITIDEVKTHYEKQVPAGRGCRVEDVMKAILYLIDQEYETGQALPVTGGQEMLR
- a CDS encoding PHP domain-containing protein — its product is MNWLTEFPDEKKLLSKYPEILVTDVNAHLHTPYSFSAFNSIEQIFQMALKEGISAAGINDFFVTDGYSAFYEEALKTGVFPLFNIEFTGLLKKHQQQNIRINDPNNPGRCYFCGKGLDYPFQPYPTDIETINRVIELSREQIRSMIHKVNLLFSEAGSEIQFSYEGIQSKYAKNLVRERHVACAVREAVYNLSDDDSARKEFLLKIYDGKPSGADLHTIPAIENEIRSNLLKAGGKAFVEEDEATFPAIDEIIRIIRNAGGIPCYPVLLDDVKGNYTEFESSPERLSKELQSWDVNCIELIPGRNDAAALQKFVHYFHNAGFIVLMGTEHNSPGLIPLICDTRGKIPLTDAMRTIAYEGACVVAAHQYRRARRENGFQHSGDISYFLKLGNAVILHHMKTKSQKHG